One window of Streptomyces sp. SUK 48 genomic DNA carries:
- a CDS encoding ATP-binding protein: MPDAIPSPIALVHEDQLDYTPLPRSVTLARHRTSRLVGEWGYTALTEDVALVVSELMTNALLHGSLRGRFIRLRVLTTAAALRVEVSDPRGELRPSLRAVTGDQQFGRGLLLVQALADDWGVAPRVGVGKTVWAQWSLGPAPVTAPGDGVPVGHRVE; this comes from the coding sequence ATGCCCGACGCCATCCCCTCCCCCATCGCCCTCGTCCACGAGGACCAGCTCGACTACACCCCCCTCCCCCGCAGCGTCACCCTGGCCCGGCACCGCACCTCGCGTCTGGTCGGCGAGTGGGGGTACACGGCGCTCACCGAAGACGTCGCCCTCGTCGTCAGCGAGCTGATGACCAACGCCCTGCTGCACGGCAGCCTGCGCGGCCGGTTCATCCGGCTGCGGGTCCTCACCACGGCCGCCGCCCTCCGCGTCGAGGTCAGCGACCCCCGTGGCGAACTCCGGCCGAGCCTCCGTGCGGTGACCGGCGACCAGCAGTTCGGGCGGGGTCTGCTGCTGGTCCAGGCACTGGCGGACGACTGGGGCGTGGCGCCACGGGTCGGCGTCGGCAAGACGGTCTGGGCTCAGTGGAGCCTCGGGCCCGCGCCGGTCACTGCTCCGGGTGACGGAGTTCCAGTGGGGCACCGAGTCGAGTGA
- a CDS encoding helix-turn-helix transcriptional regulator — protein sequence MTRTSSLGNRTSTVLGRRLGGELLRLRDAAGKTQRQAAEAINATNSKIVKMEQGWVPMRDPDIRVLCECYGLDDPEAVGRLLDLARLDRERRKAKGWWQDSPHPGALTEYIALEAAASRVRTWQLSLVPGLFQTAEYARALAVSEGAGVWEDPDEIERLVEIRMRRQQRLYDERPLEVYAIVWEAALRQLIGGPGVMRAQLEHLLKVAELPNVRLQVLPFHAGGHPCLTASFTIISFAESEAVDVVHADTNTSTVWAENKSDSTAYDAFFERTARLSRAQRDSAQLIDTIRQEI from the coding sequence GTGACTCGTACCTCATCCCTGGGTAACCGAACGTCAACTGTCCTGGGCCGCAGGCTCGGTGGAGAACTGCTGCGGCTGCGGGACGCGGCGGGCAAGACCCAACGGCAGGCCGCCGAGGCGATCAACGCGACGAACTCGAAGATCGTGAAGATGGAACAGGGCTGGGTCCCGATGCGGGACCCGGACATCCGCGTGCTCTGCGAGTGCTACGGGCTCGACGATCCCGAGGCGGTGGGCCGGCTGCTGGACCTGGCCAGGCTGGACCGCGAACGCCGTAAGGCCAAGGGCTGGTGGCAGGACTCGCCCCACCCCGGCGCGCTCACGGAGTACATCGCACTGGAGGCTGCCGCCAGTCGAGTGCGCACATGGCAACTCTCCCTGGTCCCCGGTCTGTTCCAGACCGCCGAGTACGCCCGTGCGCTCGCGGTCAGCGAAGGCGCGGGTGTCTGGGAGGACCCGGACGAGATCGAGCGCCTGGTGGAGATCCGCATGCGCCGTCAGCAACGGCTGTACGACGAGCGCCCACTTGAGGTGTACGCCATCGTCTGGGAGGCGGCACTGCGGCAGTTGATCGGCGGTCCCGGCGTCATGCGCGCCCAGCTGGAGCACCTGCTGAAGGTGGCCGAACTGCCCAACGTCCGTTTGCAGGTACTGCCGTTCCACGCGGGCGGGCACCCCTGTCTCACCGCTTCGTTTACCATCATCTCGTTCGCTGAGAGTGAGGCGGTGGACGTCGTTCACGCGGACACCAACACGTCCACGGTGTGGGCGGAGAACAAGTCCGACAGTACGGCGTACGACGCCTTCTTCGAGCGCACGGCCCGGCTCAGCCGCGCCCAGCGTGATTCGGCCCAGCTGATCGACACCATTCGCCAGGAGATCTGA
- a CDS encoding HNH endonuclease: MPHVLVLNASYEPLGVVPLRRALILVLENKAVSLEESGAFMHSATVTVPAPSVVRLKRFVRVPYRGPVPLTRRALFARDGGRCMYCGGVATSVDHVIPRSRGGKHVWDNVVASCRRCNHVKADRHLVELGWRLHHKPAPPTGLAWRIIGTGHRDPRWLPYLQPYGADDAMARIDGISA, from the coding sequence GTGCCGCATGTCCTGGTCCTCAACGCGTCGTACGAGCCGCTCGGCGTCGTACCGCTCCGCCGCGCGCTCATCCTCGTCCTGGAGAACAAGGCCGTCTCCCTGGAGGAATCCGGCGCCTTCATGCACAGCGCGACCGTCACAGTCCCCGCACCCAGCGTGGTCCGGCTCAAGCGATTCGTCCGGGTTCCCTACCGCGGGCCCGTTCCGCTCACCCGCCGTGCGCTCTTCGCACGCGACGGGGGCCGGTGCATGTACTGCGGTGGCGTCGCAACCAGCGTCGACCACGTCATCCCGCGCAGCCGCGGGGGCAAGCACGTCTGGGACAACGTGGTGGCCTCCTGCCGCCGCTGCAACCACGTGAAGGCCGACCGCCACCTCGTCGAACTGGGCTGGCGCCTGCACCACAAACCCGCCCCGCCCACCGGTCTGGCCTGGCGCATCATCGGCACCGGCCACAGGGACCCGCGCTGGCTGCCCTACCTACAGCCGTACGGCGCGGACGACGCCATGGCCCGGATCGACGGCATCTCAGCCTGA
- a CDS encoding ABC transporter ATP-binding protein translates to MKPRGDLMSGEAPLLAGLDLVKAHGRTPALRGASITLAAGEILAVTGASGSGKSTLLHLLAGIVRPDEGSVSYAGQRLDRLPEQRLTELRRTEFGVVFQFGQLIPELTAVDNVGLPLLLAGTSRAEARRRAGEWLERFGVRGQEQLRPGELSGGQAQRVALARALVTGPKVVFADEPTGALDSLAGEQVMTALVRTARAAGTAVLLITHDAQVAAYADREVRLSDGLVLPAGVAA, encoded by the coding sequence ATGAAACCCAGGGGGGACCTGATGAGCGGCGAGGCGCCATTGCTGGCGGGCCTGGATCTGGTCAAGGCGCACGGCAGGACACCGGCACTGCGCGGCGCCTCGATCACGCTGGCCGCGGGCGAGATCCTGGCCGTGACGGGGGCCAGCGGCAGCGGGAAGTCCACGCTGCTGCACCTGCTGGCGGGGATCGTACGACCGGACGAGGGCTCGGTGTCGTACGCCGGGCAGCGGCTCGACCGGCTGCCGGAGCAGCGGCTGACCGAGCTGCGCCGCACCGAGTTCGGGGTGGTCTTCCAGTTCGGGCAGCTGATCCCGGAGCTGACGGCCGTGGACAACGTGGGGCTGCCGCTGCTGCTGGCCGGAACTTCCCGCGCCGAGGCCCGGCGGCGGGCGGGCGAGTGGCTGGAGCGGTTCGGGGTGCGGGGGCAGGAGCAACTGCGGCCCGGTGAGCTCAGCGGCGGGCAGGCGCAGCGGGTGGCACTGGCGCGGGCCCTGGTGACCGGTCCGAAGGTGGTCTTCGCGGACGAGCCGACGGGGGCCCTGGACTCGCTGGCGGGCGAGCAGGTGATGACGGCGCTGGTGCGCACGGCCCGCGCGGCGGGTACGGCGGTCCTGCTGATCACGCACGACGCGCAGGTCGCGGCGTACGCGGACCGCGAGGTGCGGCTGAGCGACGGTCTCGTGCTGCCGGCGGGGGTGGCGGCGTGA
- a CDS encoding mechanosensitive ion channel family protein — translation MAAGASPSPSPSGTAPAVPTLQDAQDSATNAASWVEQNWSTWLAMGLQILLVIVVAVALRSVVRRAITKLIERMARTAQAVDGTALGGLLVNAERRRQRSAAIGSVLRSVASFLILGTAALMVLSTFKINLAPLLASAGVAGVAIGFGARNLVTDFLSGVFMILEDQYGVGDVIDAGVATGEVIEVGLRVTKLRGAEGEIWYVRNGEVKRIGNLSQGWATAGVDVTVRASEDLDRVRATLDEVAEKTSKEEPWNELLWGPIEVLGLDSVLIDSMVVRVSAKTMPGKSVAVERELRWRIKRAFDAAHIRIVGGATAVEDVQDLPDPTAAVAAPSAFSNADSPQSMATTPITTQRTVPPRK, via the coding sequence ATGGCCGCCGGTGCGTCGCCGTCCCCGTCGCCGTCGGGTACGGCGCCCGCGGTGCCGACGCTCCAGGACGCCCAGGACAGCGCGACGAACGCGGCGAGCTGGGTCGAGCAGAACTGGTCGACGTGGCTCGCCATGGGGCTTCAGATCCTGCTGGTCATCGTCGTGGCGGTGGCGCTGCGCTCGGTGGTGCGGCGGGCGATCACCAAGCTGATAGAGCGGATGGCCCGGACCGCGCAGGCCGTGGACGGCACCGCGCTGGGCGGACTGCTGGTCAACGCGGAGCGGCGGCGGCAGCGGTCGGCGGCGATCGGGTCCGTGCTGCGCTCGGTGGCGAGCTTCCTGATCCTCGGTACGGCGGCGCTGATGGTGCTGTCCACCTTCAAGATCAACCTGGCGCCGCTGCTGGCGTCCGCCGGTGTCGCCGGTGTCGCGATCGGTTTCGGCGCGCGCAACCTCGTCACGGACTTCCTGTCCGGCGTGTTCATGATCCTGGAGGACCAGTACGGCGTCGGCGACGTGATCGACGCGGGCGTGGCCACCGGCGAGGTGATCGAGGTCGGGCTGCGCGTGACGAAGCTGCGCGGCGCCGAGGGCGAGATCTGGTACGTCCGCAACGGCGAGGTCAAGCGGATCGGCAACCTGTCCCAGGGCTGGGCGACGGCCGGGGTCGACGTGACCGTGCGCGCGAGCGAGGACCTGGACAGGGTCAGGGCGACGCTGGACGAGGTCGCCGAGAAGACCAGCAAGGAAGAGCCCTGGAACGAGCTGCTGTGGGGCCCGATCGAGGTCCTCGGCCTGGACTCCGTGCTCATCGACTCCATGGTGGTCCGCGTCTCCGCCAAGACCATGCCCGGCAAGTCCGTCGCCGTCGAACGCGAGCTGCGCTGGCGCATCAAGCGCGCCTTCGACGCGGCGCACATCCGCATCGTGGGCGGCGCGACGGCCGTCGAGGACGTCCAGGACCTCCCCGACCCCACCGCCGCGGTCGCCGCCCCCTCCGCCTTCTCCAACGCCGACTCCCCGCAGTCGATGGCGACCACCCCGATCACGACCCAGCGGACGGTTCCGCCGAGGAAGTAG
- a CDS encoding DUF397 domain-containing protein, whose protein sequence is MPEFDFVKSSYSNTGGECVEVARNVPDVVAVRDSKTPDGPLLRLDPRAWTEFTVSLG, encoded by the coding sequence ATGCCCGAGTTCGACTTCGTGAAGTCCAGCTACAGCAACACCGGGGGCGAGTGCGTCGAAGTCGCCCGCAACGTCCCCGACGTCGTCGCCGTCCGCGACTCCAAGACCCCCGACGGGCCGCTGCTCCGTCTCGACCCCCGTGCCTGGACGGAGTTCACTGTTTCGCTCGGCTGA
- a CDS encoding PadR family transcriptional regulator, with protein MSTRHILLGLLEAGPSHGYDLKRRHDERFPQARPLAYGQVYTTLQRLVRDGLAEIEGTDADGGPERTLYRSTAAGARELAHWAGDIAPPAPFVTNEIFAKVVVSILAGGDPAAYLRAQQAAHKARMRELTAVKTGPGADLASVLSADYALNHLDADLRWMTTTGARLTTLTSEVETT; from the coding sequence ATGAGCACCCGGCACATCCTCCTGGGCCTGCTGGAGGCGGGGCCGAGCCATGGCTACGACCTCAAACGGCGCCACGACGAACGCTTCCCGCAGGCGCGCCCCCTGGCCTACGGGCAGGTCTACACGACGCTGCAACGCCTGGTCAGGGACGGTCTCGCGGAGATCGAGGGGACGGACGCGGACGGCGGTCCCGAGCGCACGCTGTACCGCTCGACGGCCGCCGGCGCGCGCGAGCTGGCCCACTGGGCCGGCGACATCGCCCCGCCCGCGCCGTTCGTGACGAACGAGATCTTCGCCAAGGTCGTCGTCTCCATCCTGGCCGGCGGCGATCCGGCCGCCTATCTGCGCGCCCAGCAGGCCGCGCACAAGGCGCGGATGCGGGAGCTGACGGCGGTGAAGACGGGCCCGGGCGCCGATCTGGCGTCCGTGCTCTCGGCGGACTACGCCCTGAACCACCTCGACGCCGACCTCCGCTGGATGACCACCACGGGGGCCCGGCTGACCACGCTGACCTCGGAGGTCGAGACGACATGA